A genome region from Sphingobacteriaceae bacterium GW460-11-11-14-LB5 includes the following:
- a CDS encoding CoA-binding protein translates to MKKTLIIGASPNPSRYAYKAANMLKRFNHEIVNVGIKKGEVAGVEIEEPGLIHTDIDTITLYIGPSLQAQYHDYILETKPKRVIFNPGTENYELEKLLDQHNIEPVEACTLVLLSTGQY, encoded by the coding sequence ATGAAAAAGACACTTATAATCGGCGCATCGCCAAACCCTTCAAGATATGCCTATAAAGCAGCCAATATGCTCAAGCGCTTCAATCACGAAATTGTTAATGTGGGCATAAAAAAAGGAGAGGTTGCAGGCGTAGAAATTGAAGAACCGGGTCTGATCCACACCGATATCGATACCATAACCCTGTATATTGGCCCATCCTTACAGGCTCAATACCACGATTATATCCTGGAAACCAAACCAAAGCGGGTCATTTTCAATCCGGGAACTGAAAATTACGAGCTCGAAAAACTATTGGATCAACACAACATCGAACCAGTTGAGGCCTGTACTTTGGTATTGTTAAGCACAGGACAATATTAA